One genomic segment of Gossypium arboreum isolate Shixiya-1 chromosome 3, ASM2569848v2, whole genome shotgun sequence includes these proteins:
- the LOC108464933 gene encoding protein SIEVE ELEMENT OCCLUSION C: MTSVQSGSFWQHFQSYLDDEILIKKLLLSHDPDRRRLNSEMLLSAVENIVFHATASEDLVSDKPVNANFKSNISNIELIESPEPLMHTIYKIAHEMLCKSPGKEDLHTRTMASFDLLGSHRWGAKAALALAAFAISYGEFSLLMQLRPHIPLAVSIANFKQIPSNMSMLKPQMKALRSLSKTMVDLTKCIIEFEALPLVHVGPDMEDLAVIKPKIYVTAYWIIRSTLVCSFQIKSLMAMKPEQVHDSNITIAAWELLSLDNRLSSIYSHLRPQVDAFRRQTEAKMHQKLLSLFKKSHIDNQDVLQMLFALKDDLPLKDCSTQEKLGVSALKSKVVLLLISKPDLLPFEQLFFLVNQTYDHPHNDKTEGSYAIIWVPISFYEAWIDTEQKWFDFISNSMPCYLVRQPWSLNSAVVNFMKQEWNYGGEAIMVVLDSEGMITNLNALDMVFIWGSKAYPFSLSRENELWDGEKWKMQLITNEIHPILTQWVEEGRNICIYGSENLDWIREFNAKMKDIKDAGMQHEMIYVGKNNPGEHTKEILSIMNREIQSNLLSFTKIQLFWLRLESMRRSKSRLGNNANTDNVLAQVSALLDNNNDNGWAVYGKGLSTDIVRVEGDEIFRCLNLFRQWGENVGRLEFIDALRTVLEPPLVEGPCNHTQVVPYSEGLVQGNMVCQNCKRLMKKFTIYE, encoded by the exons ATGACTTCTGTTCAAAGCGGCAGCTTCTGGCAACATTTCCAGTCGTATTTAGATGATGAAATCCTGATAAAGAAGCTCCTCCTTAGCCATGATCCGGACCGCCGTCGCCTCAATTCCGAGATGCTACTTTCTGCAGTGGAGAACATCGTGTTTCATGCTACTGCATCAGAAGATCTA GTTTCTGACAAACCCGTTAATGCAAATTTCAAGAGTAACATTAGCAACATTGAACTAATTGAATCACCAGAACCACTGATGCATACCATCTATAAAATTGCACATGAG atgctttgCAAGAGCCCTGGTAAAGAGGATCTTCATACGAGAACAATGGCGTCGTTCGATTTACTGGGAAGCCATAGATGGGGTGCGAAAGCTGCATTAGCACTTGCGGCTTTTGCAATTAGCTATGGTGAATTCAGCCTCCTAATGCAGCTACGCCCTCATATTCCCTTGGCAGTATCAATTGCAAATTTTAAACAAATTCCAAGTAACATGAGCATGTTGAAGCCTCAAATGAAAGCCTTAAGATCGCTTTCTAAGACCATGGTGGACTTGACAAAGTGCATCATCGAATTTGAAGCTCTGCCTCTTGTACATGTTGGACCAGATATGGAGGACCTAGCCGTGATTAAGCCCAAAATCTATGTTACAGCTTACTGGATCATTAGAAGCACATTGGTTTGCTCTTTTCAAATCAAAAGCCTGATGGCCATGAAGCCTGAGCAAGTGCATG ATTCAAATATAACGATTGCGGCGTGGGAGCTCTTGAGTTTAGACAACAGGTTAAGCAGCATATACAGTCACCTTAGGCCGCAGGTGGATGCTTTTCGTCGACAAACAG AGGCAAAGATGCACCAGAAGCTACTGAGCCTTTTTAAGAAGTCCCATATTGACAATCAAGACGTTCTTCAGATGTTGTTTGCTCTAAAAGATGACTTGCCACTTAAGGATTGTTCTACACAAGAAAAG TTAGGTGTTTCTGCATTGAAAAGCAAGGTTGTCCTACTTCTGATTTCCAAGCCAGATCTCCTTCCATTTGAGCAGTTGTTTTTTCTAGTGAACCAAACATATGATCATCCTCACAATGACAAGACAGAAGGAAGCTATGCCATTATATGGGTTCCCATTTCATTTTATGAAGCTTGGATAGATACCGAGCAGAAATGGTTTGACTTTATATCAAACTCCATGCCATGTTACTTGGTACGACAACCTTGGTCTCTAAACTCTGCTGTGGTAAACTTCATGAAACAAGAATGGAACTATGGAGGTGAAGCCATTATGGTAGTTTTGGATTCAGAAGGGATGATTACAAACTTGAATGCGCTTGATATGGTATTCATATGGGGTTCTAAAGCATACCCTTTTTCACTTTCAAGAGAAAATGAGCTTTGGGATGGGGAGAAATGGAAAATGCAACTTATCACAAATGAAATTCACCCCATCCTCACACAATGG GTTGAAGAAGGGAGAAATATTTGCATCTATGGAAGTGAAAACTTAGATTGGATTAGAGAATTCAATGCTAAAATGAAAGATATAAAGGATGCAGGTATGCAGCATGAGATGATATATGTTGGTAAGAATAACCCTGGTGAACATACAAAAGAGATTTTAAGCATTATGAATAGAGAAATACAGAGCAACTTACTCTCTTTCACAAAGATACAGCTCTTTTGGCTTAGATTAGAGAGCATGAGAAGATCTAAATCCAGACTAGGGAACAATGCCAATACTGATAATGTTCTAGCTCAGGTCTCAGCCTTGCTGGATAACAATAATGACAATGGCTGGGCAGTATATGGCAAAGGATTGTCAACTGATATTGTAAGGGTTGAAGGGGATGAAATCTTTCGATGCTTGAATCTGTTTCGACAGTGGGGCGAAAATGTGGGTCGGTTGGAGTTCATAGATGCTCTCAGGACAGTCCTTGAACCGCCTCTGGTTGAGGGGCCTTGCAATCACACACAAGTTGTTCCTTATTCTGAAGGGTTAGTTCAAGGAAACATGGTATGCCAGAATTGCAAGCGGCTTATGAAGAAGTTCACCATCTATGAATAA